The following are from one region of the Cystobacter ferrugineus genome:
- a CDS encoding imm11 family protein codes for MERHFYSVGLADVPHWLIETPTRDSGEAFDEPWMFTDGRVLPDPGAIKAQISHPGTRRMFVFAGVEETPIGSEVVANVFRVLAPNEVQLFPVSIEGESERYFVVNATKVVDCIDEARCLEVQHYPEGSFTEYAGEYRWIYGLRIDPAKTEGAHVFRLKKFKTAFIVSEDIKNALERGGNLGVSFERVTGPHEPR; via the coding sequence GTGGAACGCCATTTCTACTCGGTGGGGCTTGCTGATGTGCCGCACTGGCTCATTGAGACGCCGACACGGGATTCGGGTGAGGCGTTCGACGAGCCTTGGATGTTCACGGATGGTCGCGTCCTTCCAGACCCTGGAGCCATCAAGGCCCAGATTTCACATCCTGGCACGAGGCGCATGTTCGTGTTCGCGGGGGTAGAGGAAACTCCCATCGGCAGCGAAGTAGTCGCGAACGTCTTCAGGGTCCTGGCTCCCAACGAAGTGCAGCTCTTTCCGGTGTCGATAGAGGGGGAGTCCGAACGGTACTTCGTCGTCAACGCAACCAAGGTGGTTGATTGCATAGACGAAGCGAGATGCTTGGAGGTGCAGCACTACCCCGAGGGCTCCTTCACTGAGTACGCGGGTGAGTACCGTTGGATCTACGGCTTGCGGATTGACCCCGCGAAGACTGAAGGCGCGCATGTCTTTCGTCTGAAGAAGTTCAAGACCGCGTTCATCGTGTCGGAGGACATCAAGAACGCACTCGAAAGGGGCGGGAACCTGGGAGTGTCGTTCGAGCGCGTGACGGGACCTCACGAGCCGAGGTAG
- a CDS encoding SUMF1/EgtB/PvdO family nonheme iron enzyme encodes MPAPESPTVVQCDPLGNVFEWCRSTWKPCDVEFLLPLNKAAEWSGPTRVCRGGSWRVQALNARCANRYGERSTVHMDDIGFRVLFDEES; translated from the coding sequence CTGCCCGCTCCAGAAAGTCCAACTGTAGTACAATGCGACCCCCTCGGAAACGTCTTTGAATGGTGCCGGAGTACTTGGAAGCCCTGCGACGTAGAGTTCCTGCTGCCTCTCAATAAAGCCGCGGAATGGAGTGGGCCCACGCGCGTCTGTCGCGGCGGCTCATGGCGCGTGCAGGCGCTAAACGCGCGCTGTGCGAACCGCTACGGAGAGAGGTCAACCGTGCACATGGATGACATTGGTTTCCGTGTGCTCTTCGACGAGGAGTCCTGA
- a CDS encoding class I adenylate-forming enzyme family protein has translation MTTSLLDIFLTRARQLPDGPVLDFERRRFTAGQLANDVTAFARALRAQGLAPGDRVALFLENSPAFVISYLGTWYAGGVVVLVNTQYRQVELGHILADSGARACVTGAAGAAELTPLKAQLPELEWLVTIEPSPQAVPWPTLDFDALLSRGAASTASLSLPSGEQLAVLGYTSGTTGRSKGAMMLHRNLLANVRAVTEAWRWTREDRLLLALPLFHTHGLMVGLHGTLYSGGTVDLRRRFDAAEVLAALSQDTSLTMFFGVPTMYGRLLEESRRTGVRPRALRLLVSGSAPLSAQLFQEVAETFGQRILERYGMTETIMNTTNPYEGERRPGTVGMPYPGQEARVVDVRTRQPLPPGETGEIEVRGPHVFAGYWRRPDATSESFDAEGWFRTGDLGERDADGYFRITGRARELIISGGFNVYPREVEEVLALHPAVAEVAVLGLPDPDFGEQVVAVVVPAAGQNAEPSALVEFCKERLASFKKPRRVVFVDALPRNALGKVQKHVLRERLLGSGPTAA, from the coding sequence ATGACGACTTCTCTCCTCGACATCTTCCTCACCCGGGCTCGTCAGCTCCCCGATGGGCCCGTCCTGGACTTCGAGCGGCGCCGTTTCACCGCCGGACAGCTCGCCAACGACGTGACGGCCTTTGCCCGCGCCCTGAGGGCGCAGGGGCTCGCCCCCGGAGACCGGGTGGCGCTCTTCCTGGAGAACAGCCCGGCCTTCGTCATTTCCTACCTGGGCACCTGGTACGCCGGGGGCGTCGTCGTCCTCGTGAACACCCAGTACCGTCAGGTGGAGCTGGGCCACATCCTCGCCGACTCCGGGGCGCGGGCCTGTGTCACCGGGGCCGCGGGCGCCGCCGAGCTCACTCCCTTGAAGGCTCAACTTCCCGAACTCGAGTGGCTCGTCACCATCGAGCCGTCTCCCCAGGCCGTGCCCTGGCCCACGCTCGACTTCGACGCACTGCTCTCCCGGGGAGCCGCCTCCACCGCGTCGTTGTCGCTTCCCTCGGGCGAGCAACTCGCCGTGCTCGGCTACACCTCGGGCACCACCGGCCGCTCCAAGGGCGCGATGATGCTGCACCGCAACCTGCTCGCCAACGTGCGCGCCGTCACCGAGGCCTGGCGTTGGACGCGGGAGGATCGGCTGCTGCTCGCCCTGCCGCTCTTCCACACTCACGGCCTCATGGTGGGTCTGCACGGCACGCTCTACTCCGGCGGCACGGTGGACCTGCGCCGCCGCTTCGACGCGGCCGAGGTGCTCGCGGCGCTGAGCCAGGACACCTCCCTGACGATGTTCTTCGGCGTGCCCACCATGTACGGCCGGCTGCTCGAGGAGTCCCGCCGCACCGGCGTGCGCCCCCGGGCGCTGCGCCTGCTCGTCTCGGGCTCGGCGCCCCTGAGCGCCCAGCTCTTCCAGGAGGTGGCGGAGACGTTCGGCCAGCGCATCCTCGAGCGCTACGGCATGACGGAGACCATCATGAACACCACCAACCCCTACGAGGGCGAGCGGCGGCCGGGCACCGTGGGCATGCCGTACCCGGGCCAGGAGGCGCGCGTGGTGGACGTGCGCACCCGCCAGCCGCTGCCGCCGGGGGAGACGGGGGAGATCGAGGTGCGCGGTCCCCACGTCTTCGCGGGCTACTGGCGGCGCCCGGACGCCACCTCCGAGTCCTTCGACGCCGAGGGGTGGTTTCGCACGGGGGACCTGGGCGAGCGCGACGCGGACGGCTACTTCCGCATCACCGGCCGGGCGCGCGAGCTCATCATCAGCGGCGGCTTCAACGTCTATCCCCGCGAGGTGGAGGAGGTGCTCGCCCTGCATCCCGCCGTGGCGGAGGTGGCGGTGCTGGGCCTGCCGGATCCGGACTTCGGCGAGCAGGTGGTGGCCGTCGTCGTCCCCGCCGCCGGCCAGAACGCCGAGCCCTCGGCGCTGGTGGAGTTCTGCAAGGAGCGGCTCGCCAGCTTCAAGAAGCCCCGCCGGGTCGTCTTCGTGGACGCCCTGCCGCGCAACGCGCTCGGCAAGGTGCAGAAGCACGTGCTGCGCGAACGGCTCCTCGGCTCCGGGCCGACAGCGGCCTGA
- a CDS encoding PEP/pyruvate-binding domain-containing protein, producing MTTTVCFFEDLTAERATQAGGKGRVLARLHQAGHPVPPGFIVLTSAFEGDSLRPASWDEVVTALARLRAGQPDRAFAVRSSALGEDSERASFAGGFETVLDVRDDDAVRRAIETVRRSRHAERVAAYSQAQGLATGHEVAVVIQHLVAADTSGVLFTADPVTGNRSALVGNFVSGLGERLVAGEVTPSSFTIDRMKGTYSGPPEPRAHARKFRRLALRLEEEFGSPQDIEWAISRGRLMLLQARPITTLRGHDPATGEWNDSLTGDYLWTSTNLGEAVPDVMTPCTWSLLRLFLAETLPLLFMGNDPPMGNLGGRAYMNLSLTATLGAAFGVSRQRFAETAEEAFGRLPEGMEIPLLPLSRWSLLRKLVPGAIRLRKRVRANQSRLAAFVASAPQRCEALHARIQATSSAPELGALWDQELFPYHQECCRMLEAGSRQNGRAAHGLRRMLRKWVGDADATALLSGLSSGAGPLESLAPLVALTRVSRGELDRETYARRYGHRGPHEFEVSLPRPAEDPEWIDRQLAQAREAPVDVDTLLSRRKEARDAAWERFQRNHPRRFAKIRGLLDRAAEGAHAREAARSEVIRAFWVLRAFVLRAGTLTGQGDALFFLYHEEILALLRGDATALAFVPARRQTHARYSALPVYPTLIRGRFDPFQWAADPRRRSDVFDARGDSAPVQEAITGFPGAAGIVEGPVRLLASPEEGDTFQAGEVLVTTVTNVGWAPLFPRAAAIVTDVGAPLSHAAIVARELGIPAVVGCGNATMRLRTGDRVRVNGSQGRVEVVRPAEPGNIG from the coding sequence ATGACGACCACGGTCTGCTTCTTCGAGGATCTCACCGCCGAGCGAGCCACCCAGGCGGGTGGAAAGGGACGCGTGCTCGCGCGGCTTCACCAGGCGGGCCATCCCGTGCCCCCGGGATTCATCGTCCTGACGAGCGCGTTCGAGGGGGACTCGCTCCGGCCCGCGTCCTGGGACGAGGTCGTCACCGCGCTCGCGCGGCTGCGGGCGGGCCAGCCCGATCGCGCGTTCGCGGTCCGCTCGTCGGCCCTCGGCGAGGACTCGGAGCGGGCCTCCTTCGCCGGAGGCTTCGAGACAGTCCTGGACGTGCGGGACGATGACGCCGTGCGGCGGGCCATCGAGACCGTGCGCCGCTCCCGCCATGCGGAGCGCGTCGCGGCGTACAGCCAGGCCCAGGGACTCGCCACCGGGCACGAGGTCGCGGTCGTCATCCAACACCTGGTGGCGGCGGACACCTCGGGCGTGCTCTTCACCGCCGACCCGGTGACCGGCAACCGCTCGGCGCTGGTGGGCAACTTCGTGAGCGGTCTCGGCGAGCGCCTGGTCGCGGGCGAGGTGACGCCGTCGTCCTTCACCATCGATCGGATGAAGGGCACGTACTCCGGCCCGCCGGAGCCGCGCGCCCACGCCCGGAAGTTCCGGCGGCTCGCCCTGCGGCTCGAGGAGGAATTCGGCTCACCGCAGGACATCGAGTGGGCGATCTCCCGGGGCCGGCTCATGCTGCTACAGGCCCGGCCGATCACCACCCTGCGCGGCCATGATCCCGCGACGGGCGAGTGGAATGACAGCCTCACGGGCGACTACCTGTGGACGAGCACGAACCTCGGCGAGGCGGTCCCCGATGTGATGACGCCCTGCACGTGGTCCCTCCTGCGACTCTTCCTCGCCGAGACCCTGCCCCTGCTCTTCATGGGCAACGACCCGCCCATGGGCAATCTCGGCGGACGCGCCTACATGAACCTGAGCCTCACGGCGACCCTGGGCGCGGCGTTCGGCGTGAGCCGCCAGCGCTTCGCCGAGACGGCCGAGGAAGCCTTCGGACGGCTTCCCGAGGGCATGGAGATTCCGCTGCTGCCGCTCTCGCGCTGGAGCCTCCTGCGCAAGCTCGTCCCCGGCGCGATACGTCTCCGCAAACGCGTACGTGCCAACCAATCCAGGCTGGCCGCGTTCGTCGCATCCGCCCCCCAGCGCTGCGAGGCGCTCCATGCCCGGATCCAGGCCACGTCCAGTGCCCCGGAACTGGGCGCGCTGTGGGACCAGGAGCTGTTCCCCTACCACCAGGAGTGTTGCCGCATGCTCGAAGCAGGGAGCCGGCAGAACGGAAGAGCCGCCCACGGACTGCGGCGCATGCTGCGCAAGTGGGTGGGAGACGCCGATGCCACCGCCCTGTTGTCGGGGCTGAGCAGCGGCGCGGGTCCCCTGGAGAGCCTCGCGCCCCTCGTGGCACTCACCCGAGTGAGCCGGGGGGAACTCGACCGCGAGACCTATGCCCGGCGATACGGTCACCGGGGTCCACACGAGTTCGAGGTCTCCCTCCCCCGCCCCGCCGAGGATCCGGAATGGATCGACCGGCAGCTCGCCCAGGCGCGCGAGGCCCCCGTGGACGTGGACACGCTGCTCTCGCGTCGGAAGGAGGCACGGGACGCCGCCTGGGAGCGGTTCCAACGCAACCACCCGCGCCGGTTCGCGAAGATACGTGGACTGCTGGACCGGGCCGCCGAGGGGGCTCACGCGCGCGAGGCGGCGCGCTCGGAAGTGATTCGCGCCTTCTGGGTGCTGCGCGCATTCGTCCTGCGAGCGGGGACGTTGACGGGCCAGGGGGACGCCCTCTTCTTCCTGTACCACGAGGAGATCCTCGCCCTGCTGCGCGGCGACGCCACGGCGCTCGCGTTCGTCCCGGCCCGCCGGCAAACGCATGCCCGATACTCGGCCCTGCCGGTCTACCCGACGTTGATTCGCGGCCGCTTCGATCCCTTCCAATGGGCGGCCGATCCCCGGCGGCGGAGCGATGTGTTCGATGCGCGCGGGGACAGCGCGCCCGTCCAGGAGGCAATCACCGGCTTCCCCGGAGCGGCCGGCATCGTCGAGGGCCCGGTACGGCTGCTGGCCTCACCCGAGGAGGGAGACACCTTCCAGGCCGGGGAAGTCCTCGTGACGACCGTGACCAACGTCGGCTGGGCACCCCTGTTTCCGCGCGCCGCCGCGATCGTGACCGACGTGGGCGCCCCCCTGTCCCACGCGGCGATCGTCGCCCGGGAGCTGGGCATTCCCGCGGTGGTGGGCTGTGGCAATGCGACGATGCGCCTGCGCACGGGCGACCGGGTGCGCGTCAATGGCAGTCAGGGCCGCGTGGAAGTGGTTCGACCGGCGGAGCCCGGGAACATAGGATGA
- a CDS encoding calcium-binding EGF-like domain-containing protein — MADGVCSGVTCGGHGVCQDRAGSAVCVCDEGFTGTSCSTRGGNFYARMLLVSGMAAPDIYKEHDDLFLFNIFHVGAFQPAGTFTSRSTYKQRLAFKPDGSLASLNQVNVRWTRKAGYSYSLDLVLRDGTVVGPCIDVNSVNRALAWSYAGRCTSPGIDVAPSNISAFRVCSAVGGDWSRARCGTTAYDGKRMDASIVIP, encoded by the coding sequence ATGGCGGACGGTGTCTGCTCTGGCGTCACCTGCGGTGGTCACGGTGTCTGTCAGGATCGGGCGGGAAGCGCGGTGTGTGTCTGTGATGAAGGCTTCACGGGGACGTCCTGTTCCACGCGTGGCGGGAATTTCTACGCGCGCATGCTGCTCGTCTCGGGCATGGCCGCTCCCGACATCTACAAGGAGCACGACGATCTCTTCCTCTTCAACATCTTCCACGTCGGTGCCTTCCAGCCCGCGGGGACCTTCACCTCGCGCAGCACCTACAAGCAGCGCCTGGCCTTCAAGCCGGACGGCTCCCTGGCCTCGCTCAACCAGGTCAACGTCCGGTGGACGCGCAAGGCCGGGTACAGCTACTCGCTGGATCTCGTGCTGCGCGATGGCACGGTGGTTGGCCCCTGCATCGACGTGAACTCCGTCAACCGTGCCCTCGCCTGGAGCTACGCCGGGCGCTGCACCTCGCCGGGCATCGACGTGGCCCCGTCCAACATCAGCGCCTTCCGCGTCTGCTCGGCGGTGGGCGGCGATTGGTCCCGTGCGCGGTGCGGTACCACGGCCTATGACGGCAAGCGCATGGACGCGTCCATCGTGATTCCCTGA
- a CDS encoding ferritin-like domain-containing protein has product MEPLRLRQLFARTLRASLASPLVLAGCGIIDLEGYSAPSCEDGYLAVTGLNPAVPPDFVQLRNVYTDFSPNPPHRGPNILNSSGTACATASQPSVCQSALDALTTEKGFLRSCGNDACTNYFLATTRGDDVAAIDTLDGLRSFLGTIDTAQEAALLAFAQGYNLSCNNLARGAVRADADGGFHVITTQGHSCGAGSNVTRHILSVSPSGDVKEESSAIIERGNPGCAIGRRPQGLRAADGVACAEALGRHFAAAAHLEAASIQAFLRLREELALHGADESLQDAALASALEEVMHTQLSTRLAHRFGATPPRPQVEALPLRSLFEVALDNAVEGCTRETYGALVAHHQALHARDEQVRGAMARIAEDETRHAELSWAIDRWAHTRLSESERATLREARRAAVAALRAEVATPPDADLVTEAGIPTPEVAASLLTSLEQSLWA; this is encoded by the coding sequence ATGGAACCCCTCCGGCTGCGCCAACTCTTCGCACGTACCCTTCGCGCCTCGCTCGCTTCCCCGCTGGTCCTCGCGGGCTGCGGAATCATCGACCTGGAGGGCTACTCCGCGCCCTCCTGCGAGGATGGCTACCTCGCGGTGACCGGACTGAATCCCGCGGTGCCACCCGATTTCGTGCAGTTGCGCAACGTCTACACCGACTTCTCCCCGAACCCACCCCACCGCGGCCCGAACATACTGAACTCCTCGGGCACCGCCTGCGCGACTGCCTCCCAGCCCTCGGTGTGTCAGTCCGCGCTGGACGCCCTCACCACCGAGAAAGGCTTCCTGCGGAGCTGCGGCAATGACGCCTGCACCAACTACTTCCTCGCGACGACGCGGGGCGACGACGTGGCGGCCATCGATACGCTGGACGGCCTGCGCAGCTTCCTGGGCACCATCGACACGGCCCAGGAGGCCGCCCTGCTCGCCTTCGCCCAGGGCTACAACCTGAGCTGCAACAACCTGGCGCGAGGCGCGGTGCGGGCCGATGCCGACGGCGGCTTCCATGTCATCACCACCCAGGGCCACTCCTGCGGAGCCGGCAGCAACGTGACACGCCACATCTTGAGCGTGTCTCCCTCCGGGGACGTGAAAGAGGAGAGCAGCGCGATCATCGAGCGGGGCAATCCCGGCTGCGCCATCGGACGGCGGCCCCAGGGGCTGCGCGCCGCGGATGGCGTGGCCTGCGCCGAGGCCCTGGGGCGTCACTTCGCGGCGGCCGCCCACCTGGAGGCCGCGTCCATCCAGGCCTTCCTGCGCCTGCGCGAGGAGCTCGCCCTGCACGGCGCGGACGAGTCCCTCCAGGACGCGGCGCTCGCGAGCGCGCTGGAGGAAGTGATGCACACGCAGCTCAGCACGCGGCTGGCCCACCGCTTCGGCGCCACGCCCCCCAGGCCCCAGGTGGAGGCACTGCCGCTCCGCTCCCTCTTCGAGGTGGCGCTGGACAACGCCGTGGAGGGCTGCACGCGCGAGACGTACGGGGCGCTCGTGGCGCACCACCAGGCGCTGCACGCGCGCGATGAGCAGGTGCGCGGCGCCATGGCGCGCATCGCCGAGGACGAGACCCGGCACGCCGAGCTGTCCTGGGCCATCGACCGATGGGCCCACACCCGGCTGTCCGAGTCCGAGCGCGCCACCCTGCGCGAGGCCCGCCGGGCGGCCGTGGCGGCCCTGCGCGCGGAGGTGGCCACCCCGCCCGACGCCGACCTCGTCACCGAGGCGGGCATACCCACCCCCGAGGTCGCCGCGTCCCTGCTCACCTCGCTCGAGCAGAGCCTCTGGGCCTGA
- a CDS encoding DUF3969 family protein translates to MNGQLPKSSGPQKELSLRATGADDAQLLITIASLGMCRALSKGQLSPDYACQRLFGPALLTRLSQMNACPALLHAIHMATELEDVADLIPDKLASAIEDIEAELLKALATLAANKPDGEKWLVRTQ, encoded by the coding sequence ATGAATGGACAATTGCCCAAGAGTTCTGGCCCGCAGAAGGAGTTGTCTCTTCGGGCAACGGGAGCCGACGACGCGCAGTTACTCATTACCATTGCCTCACTCGGAATGTGTCGAGCGTTATCCAAGGGACAGTTAAGTCCAGACTATGCCTGTCAACGGCTGTTCGGACCAGCACTACTGACGCGTCTCAGTCAAATGAACGCGTGCCCAGCGCTTCTGCATGCCATCCATATGGCCACCGAACTCGAGGATGTGGCAGACCTCATCCCGGATAAATTGGCCAGCGCCATAGAGGACATCGAAGCCGAACTCCTGAAGGCACTGGCAACGCTCGCCGCGAATAAACCTGATGGAGAGAAGTGGCTGGTGCGTACCCAGTGA
- a CDS encoding phosphatase PAP2 family protein has translation MRALDVNWTRDGLITGVSGALWITSEAFLKSQLAPDTCRWCDRSPDGQDTLNGVDRWGRGMAGKTEAGRKAWDTWSNVAGFGVLPVGVLGAQYLLASGSGASARYYAEDAMTIVETAAVAALANQVVKFAVGRERPFVHVLEEEQKGLTHHPSDNNLSFYSGHTSLAFSLVAAAGTVSGMRGYRNNWLIWAVGVPAAASVGLMRMGADKHYFTDVLVGAVAGTAFGVGVPLLLHGRASSGNGGPAQQSGVSMRMSGNPGGVMLSGQF, from the coding sequence GTGCGAGCGCTCGACGTCAACTGGACACGGGATGGGCTCATCACGGGCGTGAGTGGCGCGCTGTGGATCACCAGCGAGGCCTTCCTCAAGAGCCAGCTCGCCCCGGACACCTGCCGGTGGTGCGACCGCTCGCCGGATGGCCAGGACACCCTCAATGGGGTGGACCGCTGGGGCCGGGGCATGGCGGGGAAGACCGAGGCGGGACGCAAGGCGTGGGACACCTGGAGCAACGTGGCCGGTTTCGGCGTGCTGCCGGTGGGGGTGTTGGGCGCGCAGTACCTGCTGGCATCCGGGAGCGGAGCGTCGGCGCGGTACTACGCGGAGGACGCGATGACGATCGTGGAGACGGCGGCGGTGGCGGCACTGGCCAACCAGGTGGTGAAGTTCGCCGTGGGCCGCGAGCGCCCCTTCGTACACGTGCTGGAGGAGGAGCAGAAGGGCCTCACCCACCACCCGAGCGACAACAACCTGTCCTTCTACAGCGGCCACACGAGCCTGGCGTTCTCGCTCGTGGCGGCGGCGGGTACGGTGTCCGGGATGCGCGGCTACCGCAACAACTGGCTCATCTGGGCGGTGGGCGTGCCCGCGGCGGCGTCGGTGGGACTGATGCGCATGGGGGCGGACAAGCACTACTTCACGGACGTGCTGGTGGGCGCCGTGGCGGGCACCGCCTTCGGCGTGGGAGTGCCGCTGCTGCTGCATGGACGCGCATCCAGTGGCAATGGCGGCCCGGCACAACAGTCGGGAGTGTCGATGCGGATGTCGGGCAACCCTGGCGGCGTGATGTTGTCTGGTCAGTTCTAG